Proteins from a genomic interval of Methanoplanus endosymbiosus:
- a CDS encoding helicase-related protein → MPSEKERELLLKRLKEDILGPYGEDEILESKPSDVYLTGILWPRQTRYDEEQDESLNTESGSGEEGANDSDEEIAASSMNRQSVAGISFSVLINGENPSIMATVSFAQYRHFKEKQTDEKTGEEKETAKWRRIPYLFENIPISTEKSGSERISLNYNGETSGIYLHRKIVSREKFCLVTITLVNERNPDISSGKKTVNVESAIFQTGIKICPGNNSELVPRPSSGTDRFAGKTDEDASLALLYRNSPEFATGHTCSAEWTADPDDRRKAVQVRTAWIPKTKVVATNPHGHEVFSEILKSSDDSPLSPEYLSRASDKDLKDSLLKIPRLYKRWIELKETEISSVDPDYRRAAEQNLSECLEVMNRMQAGALRISEDPVMTEAFRLANRAIHLQYSWNKERSKKGPFMWRPFQLGFILLCAESVADRKHPDREVMDLLWFPTGGGKTEAYLALIAFIAFYRRLSCDNPDDGAGVAAVMRYTLRLLTTQQFSRAASLILACEAIRRGKTGYNCSDKLGNVPFSIGLWVGGGATPNNYKDAKGYLSGSRTNENQVASPKQLLLCPACGKKLKWSADDEKRKIVVKCQNKNCILNSEESLPVYTVDSDIYDEQPTLLIGTVDKFAQIVRNKEINRLFGINTNNPPDLIVQDELHLISGPLGTVTGLYEVAVDRLFTRDKHPPKIIGSTATIRRADEQIKSLFNRDTCRFPPSGIDVEDSGFAVTDPEAPGRLYAAVTTAGRSGKFTLQAVSASLLQSAGEGINDDKLADPYRTLVTYFNSLRELGGALVLMHDDVNDSLLIIAERRKENKFNPERIEELTSRRTQEEIRDMLEDLTIQAGEEDTVDILLATNMLSVGVDIPRLGLMVVQGQPKGVSEYIQATSRVGRGNVPGLVVSILNNGKVRDRSRYETFVSWHNTLYRDVEATSVTPFASRSRDRALKAVLVALIRNLGTDMLENPDLSSLKTEEKEEIIRYITDRAESIDCSEKDVEKEIRRSIDVWWRMAPEYYLYRREPEKSLLQDADAAATRRAMGINPGCAWPVMNNMRSVETSTPFKLLRGLKNLEELRSDNNGI, encoded by the coding sequence ATGCCATCTGAAAAAGAACGTGAACTATTACTAAAAAGACTTAAAGAGGACATTTTAGGTCCATATGGAGAAGATGAGATTCTGGAGTCAAAGCCATCTGATGTTTATCTTACCGGAATATTATGGCCCAGACAGACACGTTATGATGAGGAACAGGATGAAAGTCTGAATACAGAGTCCGGTTCAGGTGAAGAGGGTGCCAATGATTCTGATGAGGAAATAGCTGCATCATCAATGAACCGCCAGTCGGTTGCAGGAATCTCATTTTCAGTTTTGATTAATGGAGAAAATCCTTCGATAATGGCAACAGTATCATTTGCACAATACAGGCACTTTAAGGAAAAGCAGACTGATGAAAAAACCGGAGAGGAAAAAGAGACTGCAAAGTGGAGAAGGATCCCTTATCTCTTTGAAAATATACCCATATCCACTGAAAAAAGCGGTTCAGAAAGAATTAGCCTGAATTATAACGGAGAAACTTCAGGGATATATCTCCACAGGAAAATCGTTTCGAGAGAAAAATTCTGCCTTGTCACTATAACACTTGTTAATGAAAGAAATCCGGACATTTCATCCGGGAAAAAAACAGTAAATGTAGAATCAGCAATATTTCAGACAGGAATAAAAATATGTCCAGGCAATAACAGTGAACTTGTTCCGAGACCTTCATCGGGAACAGACAGATTTGCCGGAAAAACCGATGAGGATGCATCTCTTGCCCTGCTTTACAGGAACTCTCCTGAGTTTGCAACCGGACATACCTGTTCGGCTGAATGGACCGCAGATCCGGATGACAGAAGAAAAGCAGTTCAGGTCAGAACAGCGTGGATACCAAAAACCAAAGTAGTGGCCACAAATCCCCATGGTCATGAGGTATTCTCTGAGATCCTAAAAAGTTCCGATGATTCCCCGCTATCTCCTGAATATCTTTCAAGGGCTTCAGATAAAGATCTTAAAGATTCCCTTCTTAAAATTCCCCGGCTTTACAAAAGATGGATTGAACTGAAAGAAACTGAAATAAGCTCAGTTGATCCGGATTACCGCAGGGCTGCGGAACAGAATCTCAGTGAATGCCTTGAAGTTATGAACAGAATGCAGGCTGGAGCACTCAGAATATCTGAAGATCCTGTAATGACAGAGGCTTTCAGGCTTGCAAACCGTGCAATTCATCTGCAGTACAGCTGGAATAAAGAAAGATCTAAAAAAGGACCATTTATGTGGCGGCCATTTCAGCTTGGATTTATTCTTTTATGTGCAGAATCAGTTGCAGACAGAAAACATCCTGACAGGGAAGTTATGGATCTGCTCTGGTTCCCTACAGGAGGAGGAAAAACAGAGGCATATCTTGCACTTATAGCCTTTATTGCATTTTACAGAAGATTATCCTGTGATAATCCGGATGATGGTGCAGGTGTTGCTGCCGTGATGAGGTACACTCTAAGGCTTCTTACAACACAGCAGTTTTCAAGAGCTGCATCACTCATACTTGCATGTGAAGCAATCCGGAGAGGGAAAACCGGTTATAATTGTTCAGATAAGCTTGGAAATGTCCCTTTTTCAATAGGTCTGTGGGTCGGTGGAGGAGCAACTCCAAATAACTACAAAGATGCAAAGGGTTATCTCTCCGGTTCCAGAACAAATGAAAATCAGGTTGCATCTCCGAAACAGCTTCTTTTATGCCCTGCGTGTGGAAAAAAACTCAAATGGTCTGCTGATGACGAAAAAAGAAAGATTGTTGTTAAATGTCAAAATAAGAACTGCATACTGAACAGTGAGGAATCACTGCCCGTATATACTGTTGATTCTGACATCTATGATGAACAGCCGACTTTACTTATAGGAACTGTGGACAAATTTGCCCAGATTGTCCGTAATAAAGAAATAAACAGGTTATTTGGAATAAATACAAATAATCCTCCGGATCTCATTGTTCAGGACGAACTTCACCTTATATCCGGACCGCTTGGGACAGTAACGGGATTATATGAGGTAGCAGTTGACCGGCTTTTTACCAGAGATAAACATCCGCCAAAAATTATCGGATCAACAGCTACAATAAGAAGGGCAGACGAACAGATAAAGTCACTTTTTAACAGAGATACCTGCAGGTTTCCACCTTCGGGAATTGATGTTGAGGATTCAGGTTTTGCAGTTACTGATCCGGAAGCTCCCGGAAGATTATATGCAGCAGTAACAACCGCCGGAAGATCTGGTAAATTTACCCTGCAGGCCGTTTCTGCCTCACTTCTGCAGTCTGCCGGAGAAGGAATTAATGATGATAAACTCGCTGATCCGTACAGAACTCTTGTAACTTACTTTAATTCCCTTAGAGAACTTGGCGGTGCCCTCGTCCTTATGCATGATGACGTGAATGATTCTTTATTAATAATCGCCGAAAGAAGAAAAGAAAATAAATTCAATCCGGAGAGAATAGAGGAACTGACATCCAGAAGAACTCAGGAAGAAATCAGGGATATGCTTGAAGATCTTACAATTCAGGCAGGGGAGGAAGATACAGTTGATATTCTTCTTGCAACAAATATGCTCAGTGTTGGTGTCGATATACCCAGGCTTGGCCTTATGGTCGTCCAGGGCCAGCCAAAAGGAGTTTCAGAATATATTCAGGCAACAAGCCGTGTAGGAAGAGGAAATGTACCGGGCCTTGTTGTTTCTATCCTTAATAACGGAAAAGTCAGGGACAGATCAAGATATGAAACATTTGTTTCCTGGCACAATACACTGTACCGCGATGTTGAGGCTACAAGCGTCACACCTTTTGCTTCCCGGAGCAGGGATCGTGCATTAAAGGCGGTGCTTGTTGCACTTATAAGAAATCTGGGGACTGATATGCTTGAAAATCCGGATTTATCATCATTAAAAACTGAAGAAAAAGAAGAAATTATCAGATATATCACTGATAGGGCAGAATCCATAGACTGCTCAGAAAAAGATGTTGAGAAGGAGATACGCAGAAGTATTGATGTATGGTGGAGGATGGCTCCGGAATATTACCTTTACAGAAGAGAACCGGAGAAATCCCTCCTGCAGGATGCTGATGCAGCAGCAACCAGAAGAGCAATGGGAATAAATCCCGGTTGTGCCTGGCCTGTAATGAATAACATGAGAAGTGTTGAAACATCCACACCCTTCAAACTCCTCAGAGGACTGAAAAATCTTGAAGAATTGAGGAGTGATAATAATGGCATATAA
- a CDS encoding UvrD family DEAD/DEAH box helicase — protein sequence MTYYNIRENIGFPDNYQKEIIETAPGKRMIVDAGPGTGKTAVACARVAWLIDNGGVEPVNIWLVSFTRTAVKEIQDRIKDYLNNPDDVYSVRTATLDSHAWKIHSGFDKKAALTGRYEDNIENLKYKINENKEEADFIRNQIKHLIIDEAQDIVKTRSELILSVINHMDKSAGISVFSDDAQAIYGFNRGKYGQILTDSLKENYGDEFSVKHLKTIHRTESPGLKKIYRDTRTQILNNSDKNKFEAVREDIISYSEKIPYKDKYIFSDKSCFYLHRKKAGVLRDSGFVKIPHRLRMSGLPVCIYPWVGITLHDYTEKKLKRKDFYELWDERINGKNFGTAKSEDAWNIICRLGGESGTRIIMDVLRQYLGASRPPAEVCYPEFGISGPVLSTIHASKGRESREVRLVLNKNYTEDDEDKKSDDEEARVLFVAATRAREKLLYSEMNQIRTLDVKDSQREFCRTNKKNSLQIQIGIAGDINAESVAGTGHFSSPDDIIQNIRTMAEKCTEMTDAYAWRDAECGHFYRIVPCESKGPKMWEFNSSELKSLRRKSIAVFAGSLNNDIFKAKEKIGAESKSIPPNLNYLRIFGLRTIVLPPGSKMSEKLHEPWSESGIIPAPIISGFPTIYFN from the coding sequence ATGACTTATTATAATATCCGGGAAAACATCGGCTTTCCTGACAATTATCAGAAAGAAATAATAGAAACGGCACCAGGAAAAAGAATGATCGTGGATGCCGGTCCCGGAACAGGTAAAACAGCAGTTGCCTGTGCCAGAGTTGCATGGCTCATCGACAACGGCGGTGTAGAACCGGTAAACATATGGCTTGTCAGTTTTACAAGAACAGCAGTTAAGGAAATTCAGGACAGAATAAAAGATTATCTGAATAACCCCGATGATGTTTATTCTGTAAGGACTGCAACACTTGATTCACACGCATGGAAAATACATTCCGGATTTGATAAAAAAGCAGCATTAACCGGAAGATACGAAGACAATATCGAAAATCTGAAATATAAAATAAATGAGAATAAAGAAGAAGCAGATTTCATCAGAAATCAGATTAAGCATCTTATAATTGATGAAGCGCAGGACATTGTCAAAACCAGAAGTGAACTTATACTGTCAGTTATTAATCACATGGATAAAAGTGCAGGTATTTCAGTCTTCTCTGACGATGCGCAGGCAATTTACGGTTTTAACAGAGGGAAATACGGACAAATTCTTACAGATTCACTAAAGGAGAATTACGGGGATGAATTCTCCGTAAAACATCTGAAGACAATTCACCGTACAGAATCTCCCGGACTCAAAAAAATATACAGAGATACAAGAACACAAATCCTTAATAATTCAGATAAGAATAAATTTGAAGCTGTAAGGGAGGACATTATCAGTTACTCCGAAAAAATACCATACAAAGACAAATATATATTTTCAGATAAGAGCTGTTTTTATCTGCACCGGAAAAAAGCGGGTGTACTAAGAGATTCAGGATTTGTTAAAATACCACACCGCCTCAGAATGTCCGGACTTCCTGTATGCATTTATCCATGGGTCGGTATAACACTTCATGATTATACTGAAAAAAAACTGAAAAGAAAGGATTTTTACGAACTGTGGGATGAAAGAATAAACGGAAAGAACTTCGGAACAGCAAAGTCTGAAGATGCCTGGAATATTATATGCAGACTGGGCGGCGAATCCGGGACAAGGATCATTATGGATGTTCTGAGACAGTACCTTGGTGCATCCAGACCTCCTGCGGAGGTTTGCTACCCGGAATTTGGTATATCCGGGCCTGTATTAAGTACAATTCATGCATCAAAGGGGAGAGAATCCAGAGAAGTCCGCCTTGTTCTTAACAAAAATTATACAGAAGATGATGAAGATAAAAAAAGTGACGATGAAGAAGCCAGGGTACTGTTTGTAGCGGCAACAAGGGCCCGCGAAAAACTTCTGTACAGCGAAATGAATCAGATAAGAACCCTTGATGTTAAGGATTCACAAAGAGAATTCTGCCGGACAAATAAAAAAAATTCCCTTCAGATACAGATTGGTATAGCAGGCGATATAAATGCCGAATCAGTTGCAGGAACCGGACATTTTTCATCTCCTGATGATATAATTCAGAATATCAGAACAATGGCCGAAAAATGCACGGAAATGACTGATGCATATGCATGGCGGGATGCAGAATGCGGCCACTTTTACAGAATTGTACCCTGTGAATCTAAAGGACCAAAAATGTGGGAATTCAATTCCTCCGAACTTAAATCACTCAGAAGGAAATCGATTGCTGTCTTTGCCGGGTCACTTAACAATGACATATTTAAAGCAAAAGAAAAAATTGGCGCAGAATCCAAATCTATACCCCCCAATCTGAATTACCTCAGAATTTTTGGTCTCCGGACAATTGTTCTTCCTCCGGGGAGTAAAATGTCTGAAAAACTACACGAACCATGGTCTGAAAGCGGAATTATTCCTGCACCCATTATCTCAGGATTTCCGACAATTTATTTTAACTGA
- a CDS encoding sacsin N-terminal ATP-binding-like domain-containing protein has translation MSVNIENERTQKLDRIKRFPPEESIHELHSLRKDYDWAIPGYRNSLNILSDTAYQDRKHFILELIQNADDADYSERNPAIRFVIDNSGIKINYNEDGFSVDDVIAITDTGESTKIKKDRSSHTFIGEKGIGFKSVFALASSVEIRSHPWYFRLNKDECVIPYPVENKKTEQTEGTELKITFVDPDKVNPVADEILKIATGQMESMLFLNQLSSMTVEDRRKEPPVFKELNIQPENRNGEYLEITSAGNQHKRKYYLYRKDQDFPGDLVKQRWEKFDFGGSSLKRRVSVAFPVVDSAETLPEGRLYCYLPTLVTLPSPMFLQVDGATTADREKLHDPENNEWNRYMLSALPGIIADAVISLKKVPAAADRLPDYIPSDSGDQQLSPQFDKVIELLKNKKWVKTMSSGKDEWVLPEDAVIPSEFLRTLIKTEPLFRSRAEKYLGKRFVNTEWIVKKEWKSKLKSYGVPELDDMKFIEIIHEGVIPKEWMKSSENLISLYSEIRTVLSKNKPNDYHHGIKYENLCDSLLRSPIFPLPERGFFPLKSPEKENKIFWIKSRSSRKTGLEDGVDYTIVSTEYTYEPRIRTDRKYTINDEAELKLKIERNRKLRELLKELNVQELDDENILKELQIPYLIENTFSKDNGKTKYSILYAVFEKYRNRINKDGSETDKFNENLSRLGEAEFISEKGNIFKIKDLLLPEILKLSSEDHIYDNFFDNLKIPGNYFPASKKPRRKSDRRADSEKIKKLKENFREFLILTGIRHLPTIYTIKEEYENVNDFREKQPKIFDVWDRKINSNYTYYNPVTTYRLELDSYTKKIINNWSDEICYVSKHIYNQWCSEKEGIKNPFSWRKIKFGDFCTEYFRRTDQNKIFRDPHWCGLERSLIPVQDVNDETVPSGNCIKVKESDLKKLKKVGNYFHICAESDCVNPDENGKYHHEYLESLEVKYPDVNLINRKLNDSKADSELYEDILKTVTEFHSVGTNIRDLKIKDKVTGNIRPVTDFCMGKESPDNRPLIEVQYGKTGTEIGEIVGLQDAAGAGIYSGFFESILKKRVISGINQEILLDILRSYPSWSRSDKRMIDNEFSDFLSSSGRSEATIVFGDKEAYDSLYNAKIWVFNAEVSDDELFGIKETAENIGFIFSEEIGELIADGKKAISEEEINSLNRILLEYEKNLSNQKSKSKLKSRLSSIGISDFNVTDFFRANKIFRKLDSEEEGRPISLPYFDTRKNIFYISSDADICDIFAFVLESADYGNSEDLIERVRKIHDNILKGDQSTETDESVDDIDTETEITQPEDNTPENSVDEIRKLSKENLVRNKGNSSAVEEKSGWKVSPDPIEDLKIREILKKRLKKSLEEGPEVYDRRLRKQRKRTSGKSGSTAFKDPDSVDPKSYFEEEYGGRCQVCGIQLRLKNGNHYSVTYHIVENQKGKTWYKDRPFNTICMCPNCHALAKNGGCDLLSGIFEDAEKYDNNDLIPDEVPEFNGDYYLTEVEINGEKKTLKISPNHMREFAAFYCMERNNGTDDDKQNKSNSE, from the coding sequence ATGTCGGTAAATATTGAAAATGAAAGAACACAAAAGCTTGACAGGATAAAAAGATTCCCACCGGAGGAATCAATACACGAACTTCACTCTTTAAGGAAAGACTATGACTGGGCAATTCCAGGTTACAGAAACAGTCTGAATATATTAAGTGATACAGCATATCAGGACAGGAAGCATTTTATTCTTGAACTAATTCAGAATGCTGATGATGCAGATTACTCAGAAAGAAATCCGGCAATCAGATTTGTAATAGATAATTCCGGAATAAAAATTAATTATAATGAAGATGGTTTCTCCGTTGACGATGTAATAGCTATTACAGATACAGGCGAATCCACAAAAATAAAAAAAGACCGTTCATCCCATACTTTTATTGGCGAAAAGGGAATTGGCTTTAAATCTGTTTTTGCCCTTGCGTCTTCAGTTGAGATCAGGAGTCACCCCTGGTATTTCAGACTTAATAAGGATGAATGTGTTATTCCCTATCCTGTTGAAAACAAAAAAACTGAACAGACTGAAGGTACTGAATTAAAAATAACTTTTGTAGACCCGGATAAAGTAAATCCGGTTGCTGATGAAATTCTGAAAATTGCAACAGGACAGATGGAGTCCATGCTGTTCCTGAATCAGTTGTCCTCCATGACTGTTGAGGACAGAAGAAAAGAACCTCCGGTCTTTAAAGAACTTAATATTCAGCCTGAAAACAGAAACGGGGAATATCTGGAGATAACCTCAGCCGGAAATCAACATAAAAGAAAGTACTACCTTTATCGTAAGGATCAGGACTTCCCAGGAGATCTTGTGAAACAAAGATGGGAAAAATTTGATTTCGGAGGGAGTTCATTAAAAAGGCGTGTTTCAGTAGCCTTTCCGGTTGTTGATTCAGCAGAAACCCTGCCTGAAGGAAGGTTATACTGTTATCTCCCGACTCTTGTAACACTCCCTTCCCCTATGTTCCTTCAGGTTGACGGTGCCACTACAGCTGACCGTGAAAAGCTCCACGATCCTGAGAACAATGAATGGAACAGATACATGCTGTCTGCCCTTCCGGGAATAATTGCAGACGCAGTTATTTCACTTAAGAAAGTTCCTGCAGCAGCTGACAGGCTGCCAGATTATATCCCGTCAGACAGCGGGGATCAGCAGCTTTCACCTCAGTTTGATAAGGTTATAGAGCTGCTTAAGAATAAAAAATGGGTTAAAACCATGTCATCCGGAAAGGATGAGTGGGTTTTACCTGAGGATGCAGTTATCCCTTCAGAATTCCTGAGAACACTAATAAAGACTGAACCTCTGTTCAGATCAAGGGCAGAAAAATATCTTGGGAAAAGATTTGTAAATACTGAATGGATAGTTAAAAAAGAGTGGAAATCCAAACTAAAATCTTACGGTGTTCCTGAACTGGATGATATGAAATTTATAGAAATTATCCACGAGGGTGTAATTCCCAAAGAATGGATGAAAAGTTCAGAGAATCTGATTTCACTTTATTCAGAAATCAGAACTGTATTATCTAAAAATAAACCAAATGATTACCATCACGGAATAAAATATGAAAATTTATGTGATTCTCTGCTCAGATCTCCAATATTTCCGCTTCCCGAAAGAGGATTTTTCCCTCTAAAATCTCCAGAAAAGGAAAATAAGATATTCTGGATAAAATCCCGGTCCTCAAGAAAAACTGGTCTTGAAGACGGTGTAGATTATACAATAGTCAGTACCGAATACACTTATGAACCAAGAATCAGAACTGACAGGAAATATACTATAAATGATGAAGCGGAATTAAAATTAAAAATAGAGAGAAACAGGAAACTAAGAGAACTATTAAAGGAACTCAATGTTCAGGAACTGGATGATGAAAATATATTAAAGGAACTTCAGATTCCATATCTTATTGAAAATACATTTTCCAAGGATAATGGTAAAACAAAATATAGCATCCTCTATGCAGTTTTTGAAAAATACAGGAACAGAATAAATAAGGACGGCTCTGAAACTGACAAATTCAACGAAAACCTTTCCAGATTAGGAGAAGCTGAATTTATATCTGAAAAAGGGAATATTTTTAAAATAAAGGATTTATTATTACCGGAAATACTTAAACTGTCCTCCGAAGATCATATTTACGACAATTTTTTTGATAATCTGAAAATTCCAGGCAATTATTTTCCAGCATCAAAAAAACCCAGAAGAAAGTCAGATCGAAGAGCAGATTCAGAGAAAATAAAAAAACTAAAAGAAAACTTCCGTGAATTTCTGATATTGACCGGAATTCGTCACCTGCCCACAATATATACTATAAAAGAAGAATATGAGAATGTAAATGATTTCAGAGAGAAACAACCGAAAATATTTGATGTCTGGGATAGGAAAATCAATTCTAATTATACCTATTATAACCCAGTAACTACTTATCGGCTTGAACTTGACTCTTATACAAAAAAAATAATAAATAATTGGTCAGATGAAATCTGCTATGTTTCAAAACATATCTATAATCAATGGTGTTCTGAGAAAGAAGGAATTAAAAATCCATTTTCTTGGAGAAAGATAAAATTTGGAGATTTTTGTACAGAATATTTTAGAAGAACCGATCAAAATAAAATATTTAGAGATCCACACTGGTGTGGACTGGAAAGATCACTTATTCCTGTTCAGGACGTTAATGATGAAACGGTTCCTTCAGGAAACTGTATAAAGGTAAAAGAATCAGATTTGAAGAAATTAAAGAAAGTAGGGAATTATTTCCACATATGTGCCGAATCAGATTGTGTAAACCCGGATGAAAATGGCAAATATCACCACGAATATCTGGAATCACTTGAAGTTAAATACCCGGATGTAAATCTGATAAACAGAAAACTAAATGATTCAAAAGCTGATTCTGAATTATATGAAGATATTCTGAAAACTGTAACTGAATTTCACTCCGTGGGTACCAACATAAGGGACCTCAAAATAAAAGATAAAGTTACAGGGAATATCAGACCGGTTACAGACTTCTGCATGGGAAAAGAGTCTCCCGATAACCGGCCTCTTATTGAGGTCCAGTATGGCAAAACCGGAACAGAGATTGGCGAAATTGTTGGACTTCAGGATGCAGCCGGAGCCGGAATTTATTCGGGATTTTTTGAGAGTATATTAAAGAAAAGAGTTATTTCAGGGATAAATCAGGAGATCCTTCTGGATATCCTCCGTAGTTATCCATCATGGAGCAGATCAGATAAAAGAATGATCGACAATGAATTTTCAGATTTCCTGAGTAGTTCCGGAAGATCTGAAGCAACAATTGTATTTGGAGATAAAGAAGCTTATGATTCCCTTTACAATGCAAAGATATGGGTTTTTAATGCCGAAGTCTCTGATGATGAACTTTTCGGAATTAAAGAAACTGCAGAAAACATTGGCTTCATATTCTCAGAAGAGATCGGAGAACTTATTGCTGATGGAAAAAAAGCAATCAGTGAAGAAGAAATTAACTCTCTTAACAGAATTCTCTTAGAATATGAAAAAAATCTCAGCAATCAAAAAAGCAAATCAAAACTCAAATCCAGATTAAGCAGCATTGGAATATCAGATTTTAATGTTACTGACTTTTTCAGAGCCAATAAAATATTCCGTAAATTGGACTCCGAAGAAGAAGGCAGACCGATTTCTCTTCCATATTTTGATACCCGGAAAAATATTTTTTATATTAGCTCAGATGCAGACATCTGTGATATTTTTGCTTTTGTCCTTGAATCTGCCGACTATGGTAACTCTGAGGACCTTATTGAAAGAGTCAGAAAAATTCATGATAATATTCTGAAAGGAGATCAGTCCACTGAAACTGATGAATCAGTGGATGATATTGATACAGAAACAGAGATTACTCAGCCGGAAGATAACACTCCGGAAAATTCTGTGGATGAAATCAGAAAATTATCAAAAGAAAATCTTGTCCGGAATAAAGGTAATTCGTCCGCAGTGGAAGAAAAATCCGGATGGAAAGTCAGCCCTGATCCCATTGAAGATTTAAAAATAAGAGAAATTCTCAAAAAAAGACTGAAAAAGAGTCTGGAAGAAGGACCGGAGGTTTATGACCGGAGATTAAGAAAACAAAGAAAAAGAACATCAGGAAAAAGCGGCAGTACAGCATTCAAAGATCCCGATTCTGTTGATCCAAAATCTTACTTTGAAGAAGAATACGGGGGCAGATGCCAGGTATGTGGTATACAACTCAGACTTAAAAACGGGAACCACTATTCTGTGACATATCATATTGTAGAGAATCAAAAAGGAAAAACATGGTACAAAGACCGGCCGTTCAATACAATATGTATGTGTCCAAACTGCCATGCACTCGCCAAAAATGGCGGTTGTGATTTATTAAGTGGTATTTTTGAAGATGCAGAAAAATATGACAATAATGATCTGATTCCCGATGAAGTTCCGGAATTTAACGGCGATTATTACCTGACTGAAGTTGAAATTAATGGTGAGAAAAAAACCCTTAAGATCAGTCCTAATCATATGAGAGAATTTGCTGCATTCTACTGTATGGAAAGAAATAACGGAACAGACGATGATAAACAGAATAAAAGCAATTCAGAATAA